From Pseudonocardia autotrophica, one genomic window encodes:
- a CDS encoding FecCD family ABC transporter permease: MSSGMLVVRRGPFSARFGVRGLLLAGCTWLGAVLVALWATAVGEYPMPLSTVLDTLAGNGTLITYDVVVNHRIPRALTGVLVGAAFGVAGGVLQRLAQNPLVSPDVIGINAGASAGAVLMIIGFGATAVWVTGGALVGAGVAAVAVYAVAYRNGFSGYRLVLVGIGVAAILSAAATFLLSRADINAAYQAAVWLVGSLSGRSWPDVVPVAAGLCLLLPPMLALTRRLAVLELGDDLARALSPRVGRARVGLLAGAVGLPALATASAGPVGFVALVAPQIVRRVLRERSPGLLACAGTGAFVVVTADLVARTAFAPRELPVGVLTALVGAPVLIALLVRGNRIGASG; this comes from the coding sequence GTGAGTAGCGGGATGCTGGTCGTCCGCCGCGGGCCGTTCTCGGCCCGGTTTGGGGTGCGCGGGCTGCTGCTCGCCGGGTGCACCTGGCTGGGCGCGGTACTGGTCGCGCTGTGGGCCACGGCGGTGGGTGAGTACCCGATGCCGCTGTCGACGGTGCTCGACACGCTCGCCGGCAACGGCACCCTGATCACCTACGACGTGGTGGTGAACCACCGCATCCCGCGTGCCCTGACCGGGGTGCTGGTCGGCGCGGCGTTCGGCGTCGCGGGCGGGGTGCTGCAACGCCTCGCGCAGAACCCGCTGGTCAGCCCGGACGTGATCGGGATCAACGCGGGTGCCTCGGCCGGCGCCGTCCTGATGATCATCGGGTTCGGGGCGACCGCGGTCTGGGTGACCGGCGGTGCGCTGGTCGGGGCCGGGGTGGCTGCCGTCGCGGTGTACGCCGTCGCCTACCGCAACGGCTTCTCCGGCTACCGGCTGGTGCTGGTCGGGATCGGGGTGGCCGCGATCCTCAGCGCGGCGGCGACCTTCCTGCTCAGCCGGGCCGACATCAACGCCGCGTACCAGGCCGCGGTCTGGCTGGTCGGCAGCCTGTCCGGGCGGTCGTGGCCGGACGTCGTTCCGGTCGCCGCCGGGCTGTGCCTGCTGCTGCCGCCGATGCTGGCGCTGACCCGCAGGCTGGCGGTGCTCGAGCTCGGCGACGACCTGGCCCGGGCGCTGTCCCCGCGGGTCGGCCGGGCCAGGGTCGGATTGCTGGCCGGTGCGGTCGGGCTGCCGGCGCTGGCCACCGCGTCCGCCGGGCCGGTCGGGTTCGTGGCGCTGGTGGCACCGCAGATCGTCCGCCGGGTGCTGCGCGAACGCAGTCCCGGCCTGCTCGCCTGCGCCGGGACCGGCGCGTTCGTGGTGGTGACCGCCGATCTGGTGGCGCGTACCGCCTTCGCGCCGCGGGAACTCCCGGTCGGCGTGCTCACGGCGCTCGTCGGGGCGCCCGTACTCATCGCGCTGCTGGTGCGCGGCAACCGGATCGGAGCAAGCGGATGA
- a CDS encoding FecCD family ABC transporter permease, with the protein MSVPAPARPAGVRVRAAAPWALPAVVLLVAVAVLASLKVGARPLGWAELHAGLWHFTGTQSDIVVRHVRLPRTVAGLLAGICLGLAGAVAQGVTRNPLAGPGTLGVNAGAAGAMIAVIALAGVGSLSGYVWFGFLGGALAAAAVYAIGGSGRDGATPVKLALAGAAVSALIMAMTSAFVLLDRDLFARYRYWVIGSLARADLVTVGQAVPFAVAGVLLAVILVRRLDAVALGDDTARSLGARPGTTRVTGLVAVVVLAGTATAVAGPVAFVGLVAPHAARLLVGTAHRWVLPLSALLCAAVVLLADVAGRVVLAPEEVQIGVTAALLGGPVFLYLVRTRKVAAL; encoded by the coding sequence GTGAGCGTCCCCGCCCCGGCGCGGCCCGCCGGGGTCCGGGTGCGGGCGGCGGCCCCGTGGGCGCTCCCGGCGGTGGTGCTGCTGGTCGCGGTCGCGGTGCTGGCGTCGCTGAAGGTGGGTGCCCGCCCGCTGGGCTGGGCCGAGCTGCACGCCGGGCTGTGGCACTTCACCGGGACGCAGTCCGACATCGTCGTGCGGCACGTCCGGCTGCCGCGCACGGTGGCCGGGCTGCTGGCCGGGATCTGTCTGGGGCTGGCCGGGGCCGTGGCACAGGGCGTCACCCGCAACCCGCTGGCCGGGCCGGGCACGCTCGGCGTGAACGCGGGCGCGGCCGGCGCGATGATCGCCGTCATCGCACTGGCCGGCGTCGGGTCGCTGAGCGGATACGTCTGGTTCGGCTTCCTCGGCGGTGCGCTCGCGGCCGCGGCGGTCTACGCGATCGGCGGCTCCGGCCGGGACGGGGCCACGCCGGTGAAGCTGGCGCTCGCCGGGGCGGCCGTCTCGGCCCTGATCATGGCGATGACCTCGGCATTCGTCCTGCTCGACCGGGACCTGTTCGCCCGCTACCGGTACTGGGTGATCGGGTCGCTGGCGCGCGCCGATCTGGTCACGGTCGGCCAGGCGGTGCCGTTCGCGGTGGCCGGGGTGCTGCTCGCGGTGATCCTGGTGCGCCGGCTCGATGCGGTCGCGCTCGGCGACGACACCGCCCGCAGCCTGGGTGCCCGGCCGGGGACGACCCGGGTGACCGGCCTGGTCGCCGTCGTCGTGCTGGCCGGGACGGCGACCGCGGTGGCCGGCCCGGTCGCCTTCGTCGGTCTGGTCGCGCCGCACGCGGCCCGGCTGCTGGTCGGGACGGCGCACCGGTGGGTGCTCCCGCTGTCCGCGCTGCTGTGTGCGGCGGTGGTGCTGCTCGCCGACGTCGCCGGCCGGGTGGTGCTGGCCCCCGAGGAGGTCCAGATCGGGGTGACCGCGGCGCTGCTGGGCGGGCCGGTGTTCCTGTACCTGGTGCGGACCCGGAAGGTAGCCGCCCTGTGA
- a CDS encoding ABC transporter substrate-binding protein gives MSVRSVPRRIIPVAVTAVAVLALAACGGPPAPEAGGAAGEPVTEVNCGIEVTVPAPPERIYAFYQPAIETLHALGVSDRLVGTAYLDAPVLDEFARAQEDVAYLPDLPTREVLLAAEPDFVLSGYNNSFAASGAETVSTRADLAELGVRTWINAPLCPTEDGASDEAIDPAQVSMDTIYDDLRSLGRLLGAQERADELVADLQGRVTAVQERVEGKPKPRVAILLNDDDGSYRVASGIDFGSRILEMAGAENAFADLTERRHVAVSKEELIARDPDIILTSTCCDPATVDADGESDVAQIMGDPALSGSTAVRENAVHPFLFANRAASLRAPYAAEQVADLVHPE, from the coding sequence ATGTCCGTCCGGTCCGTTCCCCGCCGGATCATTCCGGTCGCCGTGACGGCGGTCGCCGTGCTGGCCCTCGCGGCCTGCGGCGGCCCGCCCGCACCCGAGGCCGGCGGCGCGGCGGGCGAGCCCGTGACCGAGGTCAACTGCGGGATCGAGGTGACCGTCCCGGCCCCGCCGGAGCGGATCTACGCCTTCTACCAGCCCGCGATCGAGACGCTGCACGCGCTCGGGGTCAGCGACCGGCTGGTCGGCACCGCCTACCTCGACGCGCCGGTGCTCGACGAGTTCGCCCGGGCCCAGGAGGACGTCGCCTACCTGCCCGATCTCCCCACCCGGGAGGTGCTGCTCGCCGCCGAGCCGGACTTCGTGCTGTCCGGGTACAACAACTCCTTCGCCGCGTCCGGGGCCGAGACGGTCAGCACCCGGGCCGACCTGGCCGAGCTGGGCGTCCGGACCTGGATCAACGCCCCGCTGTGCCCGACCGAGGACGGCGCGTCCGACGAGGCCATCGATCCCGCTCAGGTGTCGATGGACACGATCTACGACGACCTGCGCTCGCTGGGCCGGTTGCTGGGCGCGCAGGAGCGGGCCGACGAGCTGGTCGCGGACCTGCAGGGGCGGGTGACCGCGGTGCAGGAGCGCGTCGAGGGCAAGCCGAAGCCGCGGGTCGCGATCCTGCTCAACGACGACGACGGCAGCTACCGGGTGGCCTCGGGCATCGACTTCGGGAGCCGGATCCTGGAGATGGCGGGCGCCGAGAACGCGTTCGCCGACCTCACCGAGCGCCGGCACGTGGCGGTGTCGAAGGAGGAGCTGATCGCCAGGGACCCGGACATCATCCTCACCTCGACCTGCTGTGACCCGGCCACCGTGGACGCCGACGGGGAGTCCGACGTCGCGCAGATCATGGGCGATCCGGCGCTGTCGGGCAGCACCGCGGTCCGGGAGAACGCGGTGCACCCGTTCCTGTTCGCGAACCGGGCCGCCAGCCTGCGCGCCCCCTACGCCGCCGAGCAGGTCGCGGACCTGGTCCACCCGGAGTGA
- a CDS encoding phosphopantetheine-binding protein yields MTVSPAEDRVRADVAALLGCDPATIGPDDDLLDLGLDSVRIMSLVERWRADGAPDLNFPDLAEEPVLRRWAELLRDAR; encoded by the coding sequence ATGACCGTGTCACCTGCCGAGGACCGGGTCCGGGCGGACGTCGCCGCGCTGCTCGGCTGCGATCCCGCGACCATCGGCCCCGACGACGATCTGCTCGACCTGGGGCTCGACTCGGTGCGGATCATGTCGCTGGTCGAGCGGTGGCGCGCCGACGGTGCCCCCGACCTGAACTTCCCGGATCTCGCCGAGGAGCCGGTGCTGCGCCGCTGGGCGGAGCTGCTGCGCGACGCACGATGA
- a CDS encoding (2,3-dihydroxybenzoyl)adenylate synthase, translating to MTDLDHVPWPPEVAARYRTLGYWRGQTFGAWLSELAATHPERTAVVGRTGTVAQRWTFAGLDDRAHRLAAGLHGLGIRPGDNVLLQLPNVPEFLSVVFALFRLGARPVFALPAHRGTELRHVAEWSGATAVITVDAHARFDHGALARATADAVRTVREVVVLDTGSGGTTDGAAGLAELAAADPDHEPADRDPGEVAFLQLSGGSTGLPKLIPRTHDDYLYSVRESARICGLRPDSAYLAVLPVAHNFPLSSPGVFGALHAGAASVLAPAPDAATAFELIEQERVTITGLVPPLAAAWAEAAGRSTRDLSSLEVVLVGGAKCGPELASRIGPALGCRLQQVFGMAEGLVCYTRLDDPDELVLTTQGRPISADDEIRVVNPDDPAAPSDAQVPPGRSGALLTRGPYTIRGYFRAGEHNATAFTADGFYRTGDLVRRGPTGHIEVVGRVKEQINRGGEKVAPAEVEDHLMAHPDVLDAAVVGVPDEYLGERTRAWVVPRPGAAPTGPVLRRFVRERGVAAFKIPDLVEIVPGFPVTGVGKTSRRELREALRDATGPSSPADPIHLEHEERTP from the coding sequence TTGACCGATCTCGACCACGTGCCATGGCCGCCGGAGGTCGCCGCCCGCTACCGCACGCTCGGGTACTGGCGCGGCCAGACGTTCGGCGCCTGGCTCTCGGAGCTCGCCGCGACCCACCCGGAGCGCACCGCGGTCGTCGGCCGGACCGGGACCGTGGCGCAGCGGTGGACCTTCGCCGGGCTCGACGACCGGGCGCACCGGCTCGCGGCCGGGCTGCACGGGCTCGGGATCCGGCCCGGTGACAACGTGCTGCTCCAGCTGCCGAACGTGCCGGAGTTCCTGTCGGTGGTGTTCGCGCTGTTCCGGCTGGGTGCCCGGCCGGTGTTCGCACTGCCGGCGCACCGCGGGACCGAGCTGCGCCACGTCGCCGAGTGGTCCGGCGCGACCGCCGTGATCACCGTCGACGCACACGCCCGCTTCGATCACGGCGCGCTCGCCCGCGCCACCGCCGACGCGGTGCGCACGGTCCGGGAGGTGGTCGTCCTGGACACCGGATCGGGCGGCACGACCGACGGCGCGGCCGGGCTGGCCGAGCTGGCCGCGGCGGATCCCGACCACGAGCCGGCGGACCGGGATCCGGGCGAGGTGGCGTTCCTGCAGCTCTCCGGCGGGTCCACCGGACTGCCCAAGCTGATCCCGCGCACCCACGACGACTACCTGTACAGCGTCCGGGAGAGCGCCCGGATCTGCGGCCTGCGCCCGGACAGCGCGTACCTGGCGGTGCTGCCGGTGGCGCACAACTTCCCGCTCAGCTCGCCGGGGGTGTTCGGTGCCCTGCACGCGGGAGCGGCCTCGGTGCTGGCCCCGGCGCCGGACGCCGCCACCGCGTTCGAGCTGATCGAGCAGGAGCGGGTGACGATCACCGGGCTGGTCCCGCCGCTGGCCGCCGCCTGGGCCGAGGCCGCCGGGCGCAGCACCCGGGACCTGTCCAGCCTGGAGGTGGTGCTGGTCGGTGGCGCCAAGTGCGGCCCCGAGCTGGCGTCCCGGATCGGCCCGGCACTGGGCTGCCGGCTGCAGCAGGTGTTCGGGATGGCCGAGGGCCTGGTCTGCTACACCCGGCTCGACGACCCGGACGAGCTCGTCCTGACCACCCAGGGGCGCCCGATCTCAGCGGACGACGAGATCCGGGTCGTGAACCCGGACGATCCGGCCGCCCCGTCGGACGCGCAGGTGCCGCCCGGCCGGTCCGGGGCACTGCTCACCCGCGGGCCGTACACGATCCGCGGCTACTTCCGGGCCGGTGAGCACAACGCGACGGCCTTCACCGCGGACGGCTTCTACCGCACCGGCGACCTGGTGCGCCGCGGCCCGACCGGGCACATCGAGGTCGTCGGCCGGGTGAAGGAGCAGATCAACCGGGGTGGCGAGAAGGTCGCCCCGGCCGAGGTGGAGGACCACCTGATGGCGCATCCGGACGTGCTGGACGCCGCCGTCGTCGGTGTCCCCGACGAGTACCTCGGCGAGCGCACCCGGGCCTGGGTGGTGCCGCGCCCCGGTGCTGCACCGACCGGCCCGGTGCTGCGGCGCTTCGTCCGCGAGCGCGGGGTGGCCGCGTTCAAGATCCCCGACCTGGTGGAGATCGTGCCCGGATTCCCGGTCACCGGGGTCGGCAAGACCAGCAGACGCGAGCTGCGCGAGGCGCTGCGGGACGCCACCGGTCCGAGCAGCCCCGCCGATCCGATCCACCTTGAACACGAGGAGCGCACACCATGA